The proteins below are encoded in one region of Microbispora sp. NBC_01189:
- a CDS encoding recombinase family protein, protein MVRPGGVQGREQLEAFGVRCTDEQDVQIQTEQLRALGVPEDRTYIDRGFSGTTRRNRNGLDQALAAVWDSSVFTVTKFDRFARNMADANDILTGLSGRGVLFGVGMTIHDWSDPFGRLFLQTLAMVAEFEANIGHQRTREGMALAKKNGKLKGKQPKLPAPARRSIRRRYAEGEVSLADLATEYSVGRSTIHRPHHPQPGDLSTSALTCGSVTAGGWW, encoded by the coding sequence GTGGTGCGCCCGGGTGGCGTGCAGGGACGCGAGCAGCTGGAGGCGTTCGGCGTCCGCTGCACCGATGAGCAAGACGTCCAGATTCAGACCGAGCAACTCCGCGCGCTCGGCGTCCCAGAAGACCGCACCTACATCGACCGCGGCTTCTCCGGCACCACCCGCCGTAACCGGAACGGCCTCGACCAGGCCCTCGCTGCCGTCTGGGACAGCAGCGTGTTCACCGTGACGAAGTTCGACCGGTTCGCCCGCAACATGGCCGACGCCAACGACATCCTGACGGGCCTGTCTGGCCGGGGCGTCCTGTTCGGCGTCGGCATGACCATCCATGACTGGAGCGACCCGTTCGGCCGACTGTTCCTTCAGACCCTCGCCATGGTCGCCGAGTTCGAGGCGAACATCGGGCACCAGCGCACCCGCGAAGGCATGGCGCTGGCGAAGAAAAACGGCAAGCTCAAGGGCAAACAGCCCAAACTCCCCGCACCCGCCCGTCGCTCCATCCGCCGCCGCTACGCCGAAGGTGAGGTCTCCCTCGCCGACCTCGCCACCGAATACAGCGTTGGCCGCTCCACCATCCACCGACCGCATCATCCACAACCCGGAGACCTGAGCACCAGCGCCCTGACCTGTGGATCAGTCACAGCTGGCGGCTGGTGGTAG
- a CDS encoding helix-turn-helix transcriptional regulator: MRTDRLVAVLLMLQRREQVTAAEVARELEVSERTARRDLDALAMAGVPVYSTQGRGGGWRLVGGARTDLSGLTAGEARALFLVAGPASAATPVVKAALRKLVQALPEPFRAQAEAAASSLVMDPRRWGSSRVEHRPPRFLDDLQDAVIRGVQVRLGYVDSKGAETERTVHPLGIVAKGPAWYLVSHTETGRRTFRIDRVTSADPTGDPVHRPKDFDLAESWREIADEIDRKRTPLEVQAVCAPHAIGILRIGFGDRLEVGGTTTDGRIDVVIRGHDDYTLAGELAGLVEWLEVTGPPGVRDHLASIGNALVERYS; the protein is encoded by the coding sequence GTGCGAACCGACCGGCTGGTGGCCGTCCTCCTCATGCTGCAACGGCGCGAGCAGGTGACAGCGGCAGAGGTCGCCCGGGAGCTGGAGGTCTCCGAGCGCACCGCCCGCCGCGACCTCGACGCCCTGGCCATGGCCGGGGTGCCCGTGTACTCCACGCAAGGACGGGGCGGCGGCTGGCGCCTGGTGGGCGGCGCCCGTACCGACCTGTCCGGGTTGACCGCGGGTGAGGCCCGCGCCCTGTTCCTGGTCGCCGGCCCGGCCTCGGCCGCGACCCCGGTCGTGAAAGCAGCCCTGCGCAAACTCGTCCAAGCCCTGCCGGAACCCTTCCGCGCCCAAGCCGAAGCAGCAGCATCATCCTTGGTCATGGACCCGCGACGATGGGGGTCGAGCCGGGTCGAGCACCGACCACCTCGCTTCCTCGACGACCTCCAGGACGCGGTGATCCGCGGCGTCCAGGTGCGGCTCGGCTACGTCGATAGCAAAGGCGCCGAAACCGAGAGGACCGTCCATCCGCTGGGCATCGTCGCCAAAGGCCCGGCGTGGTATCTCGTCTCCCACACCGAGACCGGCCGACGGACCTTCCGGATCGACCGCGTGACATCCGCCGACCCGACCGGCGATCCCGTGCACCGGCCCAAGGACTTCGACCTCGCCGAGAGCTGGCGCGAGATCGCCGACGAGATCGACCGCAAACGAACACCTCTGGAGGTCCAGGCCGTCTGCGCGCCCCACGCCATAGGCATTCTCCGGATCGGGTTCGGCGACCGACTCGAAGTCGGAGGCACCACGACCGACGGACGCATCGACGTCGTGATCCGCGGCCACGACGACTACACCCTCGCCGGCGAACTCGCCGGGCTGGTCGAATGGCTCGAAGTGACCGGCCCCCCGGGTGTGCGAGACCACCTGGCCTCGATCGGCAACGCCCTCGTCGAGCGATACAGCTGA
- a CDS encoding TetR/AcrR family transcriptional regulator codes for MGGEETNPVPLIWTQPPPPPRRRALDREKIVAAAIRVAGEAGLDGLTMKAVAAHLGPYSPMALYRHVLSKEGLFDLMLDAATAEIPLPGDPGEDWRADLRTLALETRRMTARHPWFAVLVHARPPAGPHMMRRLEFMLTVLVQRGATVGDAMTYAALIDRHVFGSALQESEEARLERRYGLDDEVRLSAAIATLHELAAADGRLPRLTNWLAHPAGPPPEERFAIGLDFILDGIAGRLL; via the coding sequence ATGGGTGGGGAAGAGACGAATCCGGTCCCGCTGATCTGGACCCAGCCGCCGCCTCCGCCGCGTCGGCGCGCGCTGGACCGGGAGAAGATCGTGGCGGCGGCGATCCGCGTGGCCGGCGAGGCCGGACTGGACGGCCTGACGATGAAGGCGGTCGCCGCCCACCTCGGGCCGTACTCGCCGATGGCTCTCTATCGGCACGTGCTCAGCAAGGAAGGCCTGTTCGACCTCATGCTCGACGCGGCAACGGCCGAGATCCCGCTCCCCGGGGATCCTGGCGAAGACTGGCGCGCAGACCTGCGCACGCTCGCCCTGGAAACTCGGCGGATGACGGCGCGGCACCCCTGGTTCGCCGTGTTGGTCCACGCCCGCCCTCCGGCCGGCCCGCACATGATGCGCCGGCTGGAGTTCATGCTCACCGTCCTCGTGCAGCGGGGGGCGACCGTCGGCGATGCCATGACCTACGCGGCGCTGATCGACCGACACGTCTTCGGCAGCGCCCTGCAGGAGAGCGAGGAGGCTCGCCTGGAGCGGCGCTACGGCCTGGACGACGAGGTCCGGCTGTCCGCCGCCATCGCGACGCTTCACGAACTGGCCGCCGCCGACGGCCGCCTGCCTCGCCTGACGAACTGGCTCGCCCATCCGGCCGGTCCCCCGCCGGAGGAACGCTTCGCGATCGGACTCGACTTCATCCTCGACGGCATCGCGGGCAGGCTGCTGTGA
- a CDS encoding YdeI/OmpD-associated family protein, whose translation MLRLDRRAGPQARRGEFLEAVHPAPVPHAIAADPAAQAMFEVLTKTNRFALISRVNAVKRAETRTRKIAEYVAMLARHETIHPHRARPTDPPTS comes from the coding sequence GTGCTTCGGCTGGATCGACGGGCAGGCCCGCAAGCGCGACGAGGAGAGTTCCTGGAGGCGGTTCACCCCGCGCCGGTCCCGCACGCGATCGCCGCCGACCCAGCGGCGCAGGCGATGTTCGAGGTGCTCACCAAGACCAACCGCTTCGCTCTCATCAGCCGGGTCAATGCCGTCAAGCGGGCCGAGACGCGCACCCGGAAGATCGCCGAGTACGTGGCGATGCTGGCCCGGCACGAGACGATCCACCCTCACCGAGCCAGGCCGACGGACCCGCCGACGTCGTGA
- a CDS encoding helix-turn-helix domain-containing protein, producing MAVDHPYARELGDFLRARRGRLRPQDVGLEPGPRRKVAGLRREEVALLAGLSTDYYQRMEQGREVRPSGEVIDGLASGLEQQPCGQWRRETPFDHQRKLRRAYGWKDFVSVEPEFVAWVAARSWTSGDGPKIAEASASVASIWESIATADGSSAQPAGSAR from the coding sequence ATGGCCGTCGACCACCCGTACGCCCGTGAGCTCGGTGATTTCCTGCGTGCCCGGCGCGGCCGGTTGCGCCCCCAGGACGTCGGCCTGGAGCCGGGGCCCCGGCGCAAGGTGGCCGGCCTGCGACGCGAGGAGGTCGCGCTGCTGGCCGGGCTGAGCACCGACTACTACCAGCGCATGGAGCAGGGTCGCGAGGTGCGGCCCTCCGGCGAGGTCATCGACGGCCTCGCCTCGGGGCTTGAGCAGCAACCCTGCGGCCAGTGGCGTCGGGAGACGCCGTTTGATCATCAGCGGAAGCTCCGGCGGGCCTATGGATGGAAGGACTTCGTCTCGGTCGAGCCTGAGTTCGTCGCGTGGGTCGCGGCCCGCTCGTGGACCTCGGGTGATGGCCCGAAGATCGCCGAGGCCAGCGCCAGCGTCGCGTCGATCTGGGAATCCATCGCGACCGCCGACGGGTCCTCCGCACAGCCGGCGGGGTCGGCCCGGTAG
- a CDS encoding nuclease-related domain-containing protein, which produces MPNGSIYVPKDEKFTGASPQNLYVTFWFAGRKNRLRIRAAITVAGFAAGNLLGSRLGLNPFAAGLVLGALAGGVDWFVAWRLYERTAVWRGKRRGEVRTGRLLRLMLRRHGYRVMDGRAVPGEASIDHLVIGPGGVWIVDNEAWSPDTLIARYGERLFFDEKFGTSVAKGLISAADSMAALLTKETGIEVTIVPVLAVHGGKIKAWGGVLSGEGLTVAYPRRVAGWIRANGSAAYTEEQIDLLARTAARILRRMS; this is translated from the coding sequence GTGCCGAACGGTTCCATCTATGTGCCGAAGGACGAGAAGTTCACCGGCGCGTCGCCGCAGAACCTGTACGTGACGTTCTGGTTCGCGGGGCGCAAGAACCGGCTCCGGATACGGGCCGCCATCACGGTCGCGGGCTTCGCCGCGGGCAACCTGCTGGGCTCGCGGCTCGGGTTGAACCCGTTCGCCGCGGGGCTCGTGCTGGGCGCTCTCGCGGGTGGCGTCGACTGGTTCGTCGCCTGGCGCCTGTACGAGCGCACGGCGGTGTGGCGGGGCAAGCGCCGCGGCGAGGTGCGCACCGGCCGGCTGCTGCGCCTCATGCTGCGCCGGCACGGCTACCGGGTCATGGACGGCCGGGCCGTCCCCGGAGAGGCGTCGATCGACCACCTCGTCATCGGTCCCGGCGGCGTGTGGATCGTGGACAACGAGGCGTGGTCGCCCGACACCCTCATCGCGCGGTACGGCGAGCGGCTGTTCTTCGACGAGAAGTTCGGCACCTCGGTCGCCAAGGGCCTGATCTCCGCCGCCGACTCGATGGCCGCGCTGCTGACCAAGGAGACCGGGATCGAGGTGACGATCGTCCCGGTGCTCGCCGTACACGGCGGGAAGATCAAGGCCTGGGGCGGCGTCCTGAGCGGAGAGGGGCTGACCGTCGCCTATCCCCGCCGCGTCGCGGGCTGGATCCGCGCGAACGGGTCGGCGGCGTACACGGAGGAGCAGATCGACCTGCTGGCGCGCACGGCCGCCCGCATCCTGCGCCGCATGAGCTGA
- a CDS encoding alpha/beta hydrolase, with translation MTSTDFPKPTLIPVNGVELEVFEAGRENAGRPIVLCHGWPDHAFTWRHQMPALAAAGYHVIAPNQRGYGNSSRPAEVTDYDIEHLSGDLVALLDHYGYQDATFIGHDWGAFVVWGLTLLHPTRVNKVINLSLPYQERGEKPWIEFMEDMLGGDFYFVHFNRQPGVADAVFEDNTAQFLRNLYRKNQPPPEPQPGMALINLARAQTPLGEPIMSDSELAVLVTAFETSGFTGGINWYRNLDRNWRLLADVDSIIHQPALMIYGDRDPVARSENLAEFVPNVEVVCLDCGHWIQQEKPEETNQAILRWLDKRDDA, from the coding sequence ATGACCTCAACCGATTTCCCCAAGCCCACCCTCATTCCGGTCAACGGTGTGGAACTCGAAGTCTTCGAAGCGGGCCGAGAGAACGCGGGAAGGCCCATCGTGCTCTGCCACGGCTGGCCGGACCACGCCTTCACCTGGCGCCACCAGATGCCCGCCCTCGCCGCGGCCGGCTACCACGTCATCGCCCCGAACCAGCGCGGCTACGGCAACTCCTCCCGCCCGGCCGAGGTGACGGACTACGACATCGAACACCTGTCGGGTGACCTCGTCGCGCTCCTGGACCACTACGGATACCAAGACGCCACTTTCATCGGCCACGACTGGGGCGCGTTCGTCGTCTGGGGCCTGACCCTGCTACACCCCACCCGTGTGAACAAGGTGATCAACCTGAGCTTGCCCTACCAGGAGCGCGGGGAAAAGCCGTGGATCGAGTTCATGGAAGACATGCTCGGCGGCGACTTCTACTTCGTCCACTTCAACCGGCAGCCGGGCGTCGCCGACGCCGTATTCGAAGACAACACCGCCCAGTTCCTCCGCAACCTGTACCGGAAGAACCAGCCGCCGCCGGAGCCTCAGCCGGGCATGGCACTGATCAACCTCGCCAGAGCGCAAACACCCCTCGGCGAACCCATCATGAGCGACAGCGAACTGGCCGTCCTCGTCACCGCCTTCGAAACATCCGGATTCACCGGCGGTATCAACTGGTACAGGAACCTCGACCGCAACTGGCGCCTCCTGGCGGACGTGGACTCGATCATCCACCAGCCCGCCCTCATGATCTACGGCGACCGGGACCCGGTCGCGAGGTCGGAAAACCTGGCAGAGTTCGTGCCCAACGTGGAAGTGGTCTGCCTGGACTGCGGCCACTGGATCCAGCAGGAAAAACCCGAAGAAACAAACCAGGCCATTCTCAGATGGCTGGACAAGCGGGATGACGCCTGA